Proteins from a genomic interval of Poecile atricapillus isolate bPoeAtr1 chromosome 1, bPoeAtr1.hap1, whole genome shotgun sequence:
- the FJX1 gene encoding four-jointed box protein 1, translating to MKRARRAAPGPLPVLGLLLLGALPGLWTVLLRREAAALPEPRPPAGQPPGRWGWGRSPAARGESAGGGQKTFRTLLAVPAAATDREERDGEERLAVTDSQPPADTASPVERGIFWSRELEEQVPPGFAAEEAAAWLSAARAARVASLERGGCGRSSNRLALLSDGSRACVRYGINPEQIQGEALSYHLAGVLGMQERLPPMALALVEARGRQWEPVREELRGSHWAEGAVVSLTRWVDNLTAVVAPAPWGAEAGAGRRLQPLSAGELVGLPPSQLVELVQWSDLILFDYLTANFDRLVSNLFSLQWDPRVMRRATSNLLRAPDGGLVFMDNEAGLVHGYRLLAMWDPYNEPLLRSVCVFREGTARRVAELHRRRSAAAELRRRYRAREPLWARLGFLSERQAELLQARVDFVHRHIAHCRAQAAVL from the coding sequence ATGAAGCGGGCGAGGCGGGCCGCGCCGGGccccctgcccgtgctggggctgctgctgctgggagccctgCCGGGGCTCTGGACGGTGCTGCtgcggcgggaggcggcggcgctgccggagccgcgcccgcccgccgggcagcccccggggcgatggggctgggggcgctCCCCGGCGGCGCGGGGCGAGTCCGCCGGCGGCGGGCAGAAAACTTTTCGGACGCTGCTGGCGGTGCCGGCGGCGGCGACGGACCGGGAGGAGCGGGACGGCGAGGAGCGGCTCGCCGTGACCGACTCGCAGCCGCCGGCCGACACTGCCTCTCCGGTGGAGCGGGGCATCTTCTGGAGCCgtgagctggaggagcaggtgCCGCCGGGCTTCGCGgcggaggaggcggcggcgtGGCTGTCGGCCGCCCGCGCAGCCCGCGTGGCCTCGCTGGAGCGGGGCGGCTGCGGGCGCAGCTCCAACCGGCTGGCGCTGCTGTCGGACGGGAGCCGCGCCTGCGTCCGCTACGGCATCAACCCGGAGCAGATCCAGGGCGAGGCGCTCTCGTATCACCTGGCCGGGGTGCTGGGCATGCAGGAGAGGCTGCCGCCCATGGCCCTCGCCCTGGTGGAAGCCCGCGGGCGGCAGTGGGAGCCGGTGCGCGAGGAGCTGCGCGGCTCGCACTGGGCCGAGGGCGCCGTGGTCAGCCTGACCCGCTGGGTGGACAATCTCACTGCCGTGGTGGCTCCCGCGCCCTGGGGCGCCGAGGCGGGCGCCGGCCGGCGGCTGCAGCCGCTGTCGGCGGGGGAGCTGGTCGGGCTGCCGCCGTCGCAGCTGGTGGAGTTGGTGCAGTGGAGCGACCTGATCCTCTTCGACTACCTGACGGCCAACTTCGACCGTCTGGTCAGCAACCTCTTCAGCCTGCAGTGGGACCCGCGGGTGATGCGCCGCGCCACCAGCAACCTGCTCCGCGCCCCCGACGGCGGGCTCGTCTTCATGGACAACGAGGCGGGGCTGGTGCACGGCTACCGCCTCCTCGCCATGTGGGACCCCTACAACGAGCCGCTGCTGCGCTCCGTGTGCGTGTTCCGCGAGGGCACGGCCCGCCGGGTGGCCGAGCTGCACCGCCGCCGCAGCGCTGCCGCCGAGCTGCGCCGCCGCTACCGGGCGCGGGAGCCGCTCTGGGCGCGCCTCGGCTTCCTCTCCGAGCGCCAGGCCGAGCTCCTGCAGGCCCGCGTCGACTTCGTGCACCGCCACATCGCCCACTGCCGCGCACAGGCCGCCGTGCTCTGA